One genomic region from Rhinoraja longicauda isolate Sanriku21f chromosome 34, sRhiLon1.1, whole genome shotgun sequence encodes:
- the LOC144609471 gene encoding histone H2A-like, whose protein sequence is MSGRGKTSGKARTKPKSRSSRAGLQFPVGRVHRHLRKGHYAQRVGAGAPVYMAAVLEYLTAEILELAGNAARDNKKSRIIPRHLQLAVRNDEELNKLLGRVTIAQGGVLPNIQAVLLPKKTSAATKTK, encoded by the coding sequence ATGTCTGGGCGAGGGAAAACAAGTGGTAAAGCTCGGACCAAGCCCAAATCTCGCTCGTCCCGGGCCGGGCTGCAGTTCCCAGTGGGCCGTGTTCACAGGCATCTGAGAAAGGGTCACTATGCTCAGCGGGTGGGTGCTGGAGCCCCGGTATATATGGCTGCTGTGCTCGAGTATCTGACGGCTGAAATCCTGGAGCTGGCCGGTAACGCGGCCCGGGACAACAAGAAGTCCCGCATCATCCCCAGACACCTACAGCTGGCCGTCCGCAACGACGAGGAGCTCAACAAGCTGCTGGGAAGGGTGACCATCGCTCAGGGAGGGGTGCTGCCCAATATCCAGGCCGTGCTGTTGCCCAAGAAAACCAGCGCGGCCACCAAGACCAAGTAA
- the LOC144609573 gene encoding histone H2B 7-like, translating into MSEPPKAVSGQGGHPDTGISSEAMSIMNSFVNDIFERFAGEASRLAHYNKRATISSREIQTALRLLLPGELAKHAVSEGTKAVTKYTSSK; encoded by the exons ATGTCTGAGCCACCGAAAGCCGTgtcagg GCAAGGCGGGCACCCTGACACCGGCATCTCCTCCGAGGCCATGAGCATCATGAACTCGTTCGTCAACGATATTTTCGAGCGGTTCGCGGGCGAGGCTTCCCGCCTGGCTCATTATAAcaagcgggcgaccatcagctccCGGGAGATCCAGACCGCCTTGCGCCTGCTGCTGCCCGGGGAGCTGGCCAAGCACGCCGTGTCGGAAGGGACAAAGGCGGTGACCAAGTACACCAGTTCCAAGTAA